One genomic segment of Chitinophaga sancti includes these proteins:
- a CDS encoding RNA polymerase sigma-70 factor, which produces MESKINNDQILATRLKNGDHSAFEDLYATYHQLLYSVAFKYLKSAAAAEDAVHETFVRLWTHRDALDPLQGVRNYLFKTLKFYILNLIRNNKRMLVKNYEITYNAGEIHQETESSVIFNDYKKAVDTAINSLSAQKKHIFKMRSEQGLTNEEVAQRLGLSINTVKFQYSQASKTLKSVLKLLFLLSVIVYKLFFSWT; this is translated from the coding sequence ATGGAATCAAAAATCAACAACGATCAAATTCTGGCCACGCGTCTGAAGAACGGCGATCACTCCGCATTTGAGGACTTGTATGCTACTTATCACCAGTTACTGTACAGTGTAGCATTCAAATACCTGAAAAGCGCAGCGGCTGCTGAAGATGCTGTGCACGAAACGTTCGTCAGACTGTGGACACACAGAGACGCACTCGATCCGTTGCAGGGGGTACGCAACTACCTGTTCAAAACCCTCAAATTCTATATTCTGAACCTCATCAGGAATAACAAGCGCATGCTTGTCAAAAACTATGAAATCACCTACAATGCAGGCGAAATTCACCAGGAAACCGAATCTTCTGTCATATTCAACGATTATAAAAAAGCGGTGGATACTGCTATCAACAGCCTGTCTGCCCAAAAGAAACATATCTTTAAAATGAGATCCGAGCAGGGGCTCACCAATGAAGAAGTTGCCCAGCGCTTAGGATTGAGTATCAATACAGTAAAGTTCCAATATTCACAGGCCAGCAAGACCCTGAAGTCAGTTTTAAAACTTCTTTTTCTCCTCTCTGTAATCGTTTACAAACTTTTTTTTTCCTGGACATAA
- a CDS encoding FecR family protein, which produces MKPLIDQHLLQKFRQDQCTPEEYKIVLDWFSTDEGKKYLEESIMQDLEEGKGSDVTASPALYETVMNSIAYKPRRRIYTMLKVAAVTAGLIVMTYAGVFFYHHQQLQVIHTAYGELRTVVLPDQSVITLNANSTLRYYDNWDQSKNREVWIEGEAWFSVQKSPVPRPFLVNTASRMQVEVLGTTFNLIDRHGRMQVVLSSGKVRLHSSEEPEKAIVMQPGDLVEFKQQQKTVQRKHTDTLTYTSWTKRNLHFENATFAQLAQQLEDTYGVTVEIRDSSLLHQQFTGTVPGQHMDMLLEGLSELFHVKIKKENNRVIIEKK; this is translated from the coding sequence ATGAAGCCGCTTATCGACCAGCATCTTTTACAAAAGTTCAGACAGGATCAATGCACACCAGAAGAATATAAAATTGTTCTGGATTGGTTCTCTACGGATGAAGGTAAAAAGTACCTGGAAGAATCGATCATGCAGGACCTGGAAGAAGGAAAAGGAAGTGATGTCACCGCATCGCCGGCACTGTACGAAACGGTAATGAATAGCATCGCTTACAAGCCACGACGCCGCATCTACACTATGCTAAAAGTAGCTGCTGTCACCGCAGGGTTGATAGTGATGACCTATGCAGGAGTTTTCTTTTATCATCATCAACAGCTTCAAGTAATTCATACAGCTTATGGAGAACTACGTACCGTCGTATTACCAGATCAATCAGTGATCACCCTGAATGCCAATAGTACATTACGCTATTATGATAATTGGGATCAATCAAAAAACAGGGAAGTCTGGATAGAAGGAGAAGCCTGGTTCTCCGTTCAGAAATCTCCCGTTCCACGGCCTTTTCTGGTCAATACTGCCAGCCGGATGCAGGTAGAAGTATTAGGTACCACCTTTAATCTCATCGACAGACATGGTCGTATGCAGGTAGTACTTAGTTCAGGCAAAGTCCGCCTGCATAGCAGTGAAGAACCAGAAAAAGCAATCGTTATGCAGCCAGGTGACCTGGTCGAATTCAAACAGCAACAGAAGACTGTACAAAGGAAGCATACAGACACACTCACCTATACTTCCTGGACTAAGCGCAATCTTCATTTTGAAAATGCCACCTTCGCACAGCTGGCACAGCAACTGGAAGATACCTATGGCGTAACTGTAGAGATAAGGGACTCCTCTCTGTTACACCAACAGTTCACCGGCACTGTACCCGGTCAGCACATGGATATGTTGCTGGAAGGTTTATCGGAACTATTTCATGTAAAGATCAAAAAGGAAAACAACAGAGTAATAATAGAAAAAAAGTAA
- a CDS encoding TonB-dependent receptor: MNKFVSAFMAAMGMVCLNNIPASAQDLAMLGKSGTAPFERTQTKSLKTVLDKLELKYNVHFMYKSKLAKLQLSNVEESTASLEDELKTITVPNKLRYKKLGEGFYIIFAQDDEPATPTTSNGDLNTIASSSITPETITATSLRAIPVTGVVTDDKGQPIPGVTVLVKGTTIGTTTDATGAWKLNVPDATAVLEFSFIGYVKQEVPVNGTTTFNIKLMSDVTSMSEVVVVGYGTQKKVNLTGAVTAIDGKEISAKPVGQVSTALQGVAPGVTVTTASGQPGVDQGTIKIRGVGTLNNTDPLVLVDGVQMSMNDVDANDIATYSVLKDAAAAAIYGVRAANGVILITTKRGVTGKAKVSYSNYFGWQNPARLAKYVGAKDFMKLVNQSAINTGGAAVYSDSQISAYDDPNRDTDLYPDNYWLKKILTGSGFQQEHSLGIAGGSENVKYHFSANYFDQKGLITNMDFNRITVRLNTDINVTKRLTFSADISARMNDRNEPQGVSGSAWYQFGQGAVINPLTVNKYKDGTWAIVRGGQNPIRLQQEGGLYNYKSNLFSGNFKGVYDLVKGLKLTGTAAVNYQSDYNSLRDKTLNYYTDHPTNSVILQLGQNDLTKEAQGYWFKNFQALAEYTKQIGKHYFKLLGGASQLNETTDYLNGFRKNLATGTTQLNGGEQSGQSTAGYAMEYNLVSFFGRLNYNYDEKYLFEANIRRDGSSRFPEGQKWGTFPSFSLGWRVSQESFMQDISWLNDLKLRGSWGKLGNDRVVVNSSDPTSYNYPYQTTYSYGSYPFGGVLNPTAGISVYPNSGLTWETSTMTDIGVDATILKKLDVTFDWYNRTTDNILMTLPIPSSVGLSPSAMNAAKVQNIGWELGLNYHNSIGDKGFKYNVGFNISDVHNKILDVKGTDQISANTNYIYTGTVTGQPINALYGYKSEGIFQTAEQVAGHAKQTVGTTGPGDLIYKDINGDGTITQALDSKGGDMVYLGNTMPRFTYGFNLGASYKHFDFSAFFQGVGKVDIMTMPIERAPISNDGNFREEHLDSWTSTNTGAAFPRLLTTTQNYQASSYWVRSGAYLRLKTVQLGYSLPSNILGKSGFDRCRVYVSGANLLTFSSLPNDIDPESPNDSRYYPQVKTFTFGLNVSF, translated from the coding sequence ATGAACAAGTTCGTTAGTGCCTTTATGGCGGCTATGGGCATGGTATGTTTAAACAACATACCTGCCAGTGCCCAGGACCTGGCTATGCTGGGGAAATCCGGCACTGCTCCTTTCGAAAGAACGCAGACTAAATCGCTGAAAACAGTTCTTGACAAGCTGGAGCTCAAGTACAATGTACACTTCATGTACAAAAGCAAGCTGGCCAAATTGCAGTTGTCGAACGTAGAAGAAAGCACAGCTTCCCTCGAAGATGAGCTGAAAACTATTACCGTTCCTAACAAACTGCGTTATAAAAAACTCGGAGAAGGTTTCTATATCATCTTTGCACAAGATGATGAACCTGCTACGCCAACTACTTCCAACGGTGATTTAAACACAATCGCTTCTTCATCCATCACTCCTGAAACCATTACTGCTACCTCGCTGAGAGCCATACCCGTTACTGGTGTGGTGACCGATGATAAAGGTCAACCCATTCCTGGCGTTACCGTACTGGTAAAAGGTACTACCATTGGTACTACTACCGATGCTACCGGTGCATGGAAACTGAATGTTCCGGATGCCACCGCTGTATTGGAATTCTCTTTTATCGGTTATGTAAAACAGGAAGTACCTGTAAATGGTACCACGACCTTCAATATAAAACTGATGTCGGATGTGACAAGCATGTCTGAAGTCGTTGTAGTAGGTTATGGTACACAGAAAAAAGTAAACCTCACAGGTGCGGTAACCGCCATCGATGGTAAGGAAATCAGCGCCAAACCTGTAGGCCAGGTGTCTACAGCACTGCAAGGGGTTGCTCCGGGCGTAACCGTTACCACTGCATCCGGTCAGCCTGGTGTTGACCAGGGTACAATCAAGATCCGTGGTGTCGGTACACTGAACAACACTGATCCGCTGGTGCTGGTAGATGGGGTGCAGATGAGTATGAACGATGTCGATGCCAATGATATCGCTACCTATTCTGTACTGAAAGATGCTGCTGCCGCTGCAATCTATGGTGTGAGAGCTGCAAATGGTGTAATCCTCATCACCACTAAAAGAGGTGTCACCGGCAAAGCGAAAGTGAGCTATTCCAATTATTTTGGCTGGCAGAATCCTGCCCGTCTTGCAAAATATGTAGGTGCAAAGGACTTCATGAAACTGGTAAACCAATCAGCTATCAACACTGGTGGCGCTGCGGTTTATTCTGATTCCCAGATCTCTGCCTACGACGACCCTAACCGCGATACCGATCTTTACCCCGACAATTACTGGCTCAAGAAAATCCTGACCGGTAGCGGGTTTCAACAGGAACACAGCCTGGGTATAGCAGGTGGTTCTGAAAATGTGAAATACCATTTCTCTGCAAACTATTTCGATCAGAAAGGTCTGATCACCAACATGGACTTCAACAGAATTACCGTTCGTCTGAACACAGATATCAATGTGACCAAACGACTGACATTCAGTGCAGACATCTCTGCCCGTATGAATGACAGAAATGAACCACAGGGCGTATCTGGTTCCGCATGGTACCAGTTTGGCCAGGGTGCAGTGATCAACCCACTTACGGTGAACAAGTATAAAGATGGTACCTGGGCTATTGTAAGAGGTGGCCAGAACCCCATCCGTTTACAGCAGGAAGGTGGATTGTACAACTACAAGAGTAACCTCTTCTCCGGCAATTTCAAAGGCGTTTACGACCTTGTTAAAGGATTAAAACTGACAGGTACCGCAGCAGTGAACTACCAGTCTGATTACAACTCCCTCCGCGACAAAACGTTGAATTATTATACGGATCATCCTACTAATTCCGTAATTCTGCAGTTAGGTCAGAACGATCTGACCAAGGAAGCACAGGGCTACTGGTTCAAAAACTTCCAGGCATTGGCAGAATACACCAAACAAATCGGTAAACATTATTTCAAATTGTTAGGCGGTGCTTCACAACTGAATGAAACCACCGATTACCTGAACGGTTTCAGAAAGAATCTCGCAACTGGTACCACACAACTCAATGGTGGTGAACAATCCGGTCAGAGCACAGCAGGTTATGCTATGGAATACAACCTGGTGTCCTTCTTCGGCAGATTGAACTATAACTACGATGAGAAGTACCTGTTCGAAGCAAACATTCGTCGTGATGGTTCTTCCCGGTTCCCTGAAGGCCAGAAGTGGGGTACATTCCCTTCCTTCTCACTGGGTTGGAGAGTATCACAGGAATCATTTATGCAGGATATAAGCTGGCTGAATGATCTGAAATTACGTGGTTCATGGGGTAAGCTGGGTAATGACAGGGTGGTTGTAAATTCAAGTGATCCTACTTCTTACAACTATCCTTACCAGACTACCTATAGTTATGGCAGCTATCCTTTTGGTGGTGTGCTGAATCCAACTGCGGGTATATCTGTTTATCCAAACAGTGGTTTGACATGGGAAACTTCCACTATGACCGATATCGGTGTGGATGCAACGATCCTGAAAAAACTGGATGTTACTTTCGACTGGTATAACAGAACGACAGACAACATCCTAATGACATTGCCTATTCCATCTTCTGTAGGTCTGAGCCCTTCAGCTATGAATGCTGCCAAAGTACAGAACATAGGTTGGGAACTGGGTCTGAACTACCATAACTCAATCGGTGACAAAGGATTTAAATACAATGTTGGTTTCAACATTTCTGATGTACACAACAAGATCCTGGATGTAAAAGGTACTGACCAGATCAGTGCAAACACCAACTACATTTACACAGGTACTGTAACCGGTCAGCCAATCAATGCGCTGTATGGTTATAAATCAGAAGGTATCTTCCAGACAGCAGAACAGGTAGCTGGCCATGCTAAGCAAACCGTTGGTACCACTGGCCCTGGTGACCTGATCTACAAAGACATCAATGGTGATGGTACCATCACGCAGGCGCTGGATAGCAAAGGTGGTGATATGGTGTATCTCGGCAATACCATGCCTCGCTTTACATACGGTTTCAACCTGGGTGCATCTTACAAGCACTTCGATTTCTCTGCATTCTTCCAGGGTGTAGGTAAAGTAGATATCATGACCATGCCCATAGAAAGAGCGCCTATCAGCAACGATGGTAACTTCAGAGAAGAACACCTGGATAGCTGGACTTCTACCAATACAGGTGCTGCTTTCCCAAGACTGCTCACGACTACACAGAACTACCAGGCTTCTTCCTACTGGGTAAGGAGTGGTGCATATCTGCGTCTGAAAACAGTACAGCTGGGTTATTCTCTGCCATCCAACATTTTGGGTAAATCAGGATTTGACAGATGCCGTGTGTATGTAAGTGGTGCTAACCTGCTTACCTTCTCTTCACTGCCTAATGATATAGATCCGGAGTCTCCAAACGATAGCAGGTATTACCCACAGGTAAAGACCTTCACTTTCGGATTAAATGTGTCATTCTAA